Part of the Labilithrix sp. genome, CTACACCGAATCGGCTCGCAACCTCATTCTCTGCGGCGTCAACGCGCTCGCGGACGCGGTCAAGGTCACGCTCGGGCCCAAGGGCCGCAACGTCGTCATCGAGAAGAGCTTCGGCTCGCCGACGGTGACGAAGGACGGCGTCACGGTCGCGAAGGAGATCGAGCTCGAGAACCGCTTCGAGAACATGGGCGCGCAGATGGTCCGTGAGGTCGCGTCGAAGACGTCCGACGTCGCGGGCGACGGCACGACCACCGCGACGGTCCTCGCGCAGGCGATCTACCGCGAGGGCTCGAAGCTCGTCGCGGCGGGCCACAACCCGATGGAGATCAAGCGCGGCGTCGACAAGGCGGTCGAGACGCTCACCGAGTCGCTCAAGAAGATGGCGAAGCAGACCAAGGATCCGAAGGAGATCGCGCAGGTCGGCACCATCTCCGCGAACGGCGACAAGGAGATCGGCGAGAAGCTCGCGCAGGCGATGGAGAAGGTCGGCAAGGAAGGCGTCATCACCGTCGAAGAGAGCAAGACGGCCGAGACGGTCCTCGACGTCGTCGAGGGTATGCAGTTCGACCGCGGCTACCTCTCGCCCTACTTCGTGACCGATCCGGAGCGCATGGAGGCGGTCCTCGAGGACGCGTACCTCCTCATCTCCGAGAAGAAGATCTCGAACATGAAGGACCTCCTCCCGGTCCTCGAGGCGATCGCGCGTTCGCAGAAGCCGCTCCTCATCATCGCGGAGGACATCGAGGGTGAGGCGCTCGCCACGCTCGTCGTCAACAAGCTCCGCGGCACGCTCCACTGCGCCGCGGTCAAGGCCCCGGGCTTCGGCGATCGCCGCAAGGAGATGCTGAAGGACATCGCGACCCTCACCGGCGGTCAGGTCATCGCGGAGGAGCTCGGCCTCAAGCTCGAGAACGTGACGATCTCCGACCTCGGCCGCGCCAAGCGCGTCGCGCTCGACAAGGACAACACCACGATCGTCGACGGCGCGGGCGACAAGGAGAAGATCAAGGGCCGCATCGCGGAGATCCGCGGCCAGATCGAGAACACCACGTCCGACTACGATCGCGAGAAGCTCCAGGAGCGCCTCGCGAAGCTCGTCGGCGGCGTCGCGGTCATCAAGGTCGGCGCTGCGACCGAGACCGAGATGAAGGAGAAGAAGGCTCGCGTCGAGGACGCGCTCCACGCGACGCGCGCGGCGGTCGAGGAAGGCATCGTCCCCGGCGGCGGCGTCGCGCTCATCCGCGCGCAGTCCTCGCTCGACGCGCTCAAGCTCGACGAGGAGCAGCGCTTCGGCGTCTCGATCATCCGCCGCGCGATCGAGGAGCCCCTCCGCCAGATCGTCCAGAACGCGGGCCTCGAGGGCTCGATCGTCGTGAACAAGGTCAAGGAGGGCAAGGACGACTACGGCTACAACGCCGCGAGCGACCAGTACGGCAACCTCCTCGGCATGGGCGTCATCGACCCGGTCAAGGTGGTCCGCACGGCCCTCCAGAACGCAGCCTCGGTCGCGAGCCTGATGCTCACCACGGAGTGCCTCGTCGCCGAGCGCCCGAAGGAGGAGAAGGCGGCCGCCGGCGGCCACGACCACGGCCACGGCCACGGCCACGGCTTCTGATCGAGCGGCGCCCCGGCGCCGCGAGTGACGAAGCAGCACGAAGGCCTCTCGCGCTCCAGCGCGGGGGGCCTTCGTCCATGTGCGCCCAGCATGGGCGCGACGTTGCCGGTGCAAGTCCGGTCGAAAGGAGACCATCCCAATCGAAGCGAACGGCAACTGCGGGAGGGGGACCGACCGTTGGGAGGAAGCCGGTAGCGAAGCCGCGGGCCGATGAACAAGAACCCGATACGAGGCGACGCCGAGCAGGGCGAGCGGGCATGTGACCGCGAAGCTCCGAATGGTCGAGGCTCAGGCGACGTAAATCGGGCGGTCGCGCGGTGAAGGGTCGTGTTCTTACCTGGGGAGATTTCGCCTTGGGCCTGAAAGGGCTACGTGCAGCGCCGGCATCGACGGGATGACCGTGGAGGAGCTGCCAGACCACCTGCGCAAGCACTGGCCCGCCCTCCGTGAGCAACTCCGCCATGCTGTTCAACGTCGCCTTCCCTATCTGCTACTTCGACCAGCTCGGCATTCCGAGGTTGGCCGCGTAACCTCAACTCCCCGAACCGCCGGATGCGGACCCGCTTGTCCGGTGGTGTGGCAGGGGTCCCGAGGGATTTTCCTCGGGCCCCTATGCCGATTACGGTGCCGCGGGTCTCTGCTGCTCACGAACGAAGCTGCCGAGAGTCACTCGCCTACCGCCCAACTCATCGACGAGAGGAGCTCAACGGCCCCGTTGAAGCGCGACGGTGAAGGCGTGCGCGTGCTGCCGGCGCCACACGTCTCTCCGCCGATACATACCTATCGGCGTCTCCATTGAAGCGCCTCGACCGAAGCCATCACACACACGGAGACGGACTTCCTCTCCGCCGATACCTAACGGCGGCTCCATTTGAAGCGGCGCCGACCGCGTGTCTCGCGGCCTCGTCGCGATGGCTCTCCGCCGATACCAATCGGCGGCTCCATTGAAGTGCGGAGGCCCGCGCCAAGGGGTGGTTCGACCAACGAGGTTCTCTCCGCCGATACCAATCGGCGGCTCCATTGAAGTTCGTCGGGGAGCGGGGCGTACCGCGCGCTCATCTCGTCTCTCCGCCGATACCAATCGGCGGCTCCGTTGAAGCCACGCCGCGCGTGCGGAGGCCGTGCGTGCCGGGCGCCGCTCTCCACCGGCTCCATTGAAGCCTGTTCGGTGGACTCGGCGCCGGCACCCTCGGCTTCCTCTCCGCCGATACCGATCGGCGGCTCCGCTGGAGGGTGGTGCCGCGGAAATCAAGGTCACGATCGTCGAGGGCCCCTCCGCCGATGCCTTATCGGCGCCTCTACGTTCACGCGTATGCGGCGTGCTTCTGCCAACTTCGCCTATGGTCGGAAAACCAGCAGCGGCCGCAGCTCTTCGTTCGATGCGACGTCGTCGACGTCCTCGCCTCGATGGCTGATCTACGTGAGCAGGCGGAGCGCGGCGCGCACGGCGACGTCGAGCGGTT contains:
- the groL gene encoding chaperonin GroEL (60 kDa chaperone family; promotes refolding of misfolded polypeptides especially under stressful conditions; forms two stacked rings of heptamers to form a barrel-shaped 14mer; ends can be capped by GroES; misfolded proteins enter the barrel where they are refolded when GroES binds) — protein: MAAKEIVYTESARNLILCGVNALADAVKVTLGPKGRNVVIEKSFGSPTVTKDGVTVAKEIELENRFENMGAQMVREVASKTSDVAGDGTTTATVLAQAIYREGSKLVAAGHNPMEIKRGVDKAVETLTESLKKMAKQTKDPKEIAQVGTISANGDKEIGEKLAQAMEKVGKEGVITVEESKTAETVLDVVEGMQFDRGYLSPYFVTDPERMEAVLEDAYLLISEKKISNMKDLLPVLEAIARSQKPLLIIAEDIEGEALATLVVNKLRGTLHCAAVKAPGFGDRRKEMLKDIATLTGGQVIAEELGLKLENVTISDLGRAKRVALDKDNTTIVDGAGDKEKIKGRIAEIRGQIENTTSDYDREKLQERLAKLVGGVAVIKVGAATETEMKEKKARVEDALHATRAAVEEGIVPGGGVALIRAQSSLDALKLDEEQRFGVSIIRRAIEEPLRQIVQNAGLEGSIVVNKVKEGKDDYGYNAASDQYGNLLGMGVIDPVKVVRTALQNAASVASLMLTTECLVAERPKEEKAAAGGHDHGHGHGHGF